The genomic interval CGCTCGTGGCCCCAGTCGCCCCAGCCGTGGAGGGCGACCAGCGCGCAGGCGATCAGCGCCCAACGCGCCGCCGGCGCGGCGACGCGTGCCGGCAGCAACCGCCGCAGCCCGACCCACAGCATCAGCGGCGCCAGCAACTCCGGCACCACCAGGTAGCGCTGGATGCTGAAGACCGACTGCCAGGCCAGGTAGGCGACCACGAAGAACACCAGCAGTGCGCGCCATGCCGGCGCGACCACGTCGCTGGCCGCCGCGGACCGGGGCGGCCGGCGCAGCGCGCACCGCAGCAGCGCGGCCAGGCCGACCAGGTACAGCAACGGCCAGACGATCTGCCGCAGGGCGACCTCGCTGACCCGGTTCGGCGCGAACGAGAAGTGCAGCGGCCAGCTCAGCCACTGCAGCCAGCCCTGCGGCAACCAGCGCGTATCGCTGAGCGCGACCGGCTGCGCCAACGGCGCCAGGAAGTGGCTGTTGAACTGAGGGAACAGCGGGTTGCCGAAGGTCTTCCACACGCCCAGCAACCATGGCCCGGCCAGGATCGCGAAACCGAGCACGGTGACCACGGTCAGCACCGCGGCGCCGCCCAGGCGCTGCCGCGGGCGCCCGCCCGCGACCAGCGCGGCGACGCCCAGCGCGAGCGCAAACAGCACATTGGTCAGCTTGCAGGCCAGCGCCAGGCCCAGCAACGCCCCGGCCAGCGCCCACCACGCCACCGCCACGCCCTGCCCGGCCGCCTGTTGCCGGCGCTGCGCGTGCAGCGCGGCCAGCACCGCGCCCAGCACCGGCAGCGCACTGCTGTTGTCGGCCATGCTGCCGGCGAACTCGGACAGGAACGCGGCGCTGCACATGCCGGCCAGGGCCAGCCATGGCGCCAGCCGCGCGCGGTCCAGGCGCGGATCCAGCACCTGCCAGACGATGCCGGCCAGCAGCAGGAACGCCAGTGCGTGCAGCGCGCCCATCGCGAAGCCCGCCAGCGGTGCCGGCAGGCCGGTCATCAGCGCGTAGTGCAGCACGTCCAGCAACGGATTGAAGTAGCTCTGCAGCTGCGCCGGCGCCAGGTCCACACCGAGGCGGCCATGCAGCGCGGCATAGCCGTTGTACAGGTGGTAATTGCGCAGATCCCAGTTGGCGTCCTGGCCCAGCAGCAGCGACAGCAGGCCGCCGAGCAGCGCCACCGCGATGCCGGCAGCGATCACGTTGCTGCGGTTGTGGAAGGCGAAACGGCGATCCAGCGCATGCAACAGGCGCCGGCGGCGGCTCGGACGCGGCACTGCGGCGCTTGCCGCACTCATGCCTTGTCGCCTTCGGCTGCGGGAGAGGTCGACGGCCCGCGCAACGGCAGCGCCGGGATCGCCAGATAGGCCAGGCGCTTGGCCTCGACCCGGCCGCGCGTGACCGTGTCCAGGATCAGCCCGCAGGCCAGCAACAGGAAGCCGAGCAGCATCAGCGCCGAACACAGGATCGCGGTCGGGAAGCGCGGCACCAGGCCGGTGTGCGCATAGGTGAGCACCAGCGGCACCGCCAGCCCCAGCGCCAGCGCCACGCAGGCGCCGAAGCCCAGCGAGAAGAACAGCAACGGCCGCTCGGCCTTGAACAGGCGCAGGATGGTCAGCAGGATCCGCGTGCCGTCGTGCCAGGTGCGCAGCTTGCTCTGCGAGCCTTGCGGCCGCGCGCCGTAGGCCGTGGCCACTTCCGCCACCGGCATGCGCAACTGCAGGGCGTGCACCGCCAGTTCGGTCTCGGTCTCGAAGCCGGCGGCATGGGCGGGAAACGACTTCACGTAGCGCCGCGAGAACACCCGGTAGCCGGACAGCATGTCGTCGAAGCTGCGGCCGAACAGGAAACTCACGCAGCGGGTCAGCAGCACGTTGCCGGCGCGGTGCCCGGCGCGATAGGCGGCGGCGGCGTCGCTGCGCCGCGCGCCGACCACCATGTCCAGGCCATCGCGTAGCAGGCGCTCGATCAGCGCCGGCGCCATCGTCGCGTCGTAGGTCGCATCGCCATCGACCAGCACGTACACGTCGGCCTCGACATCGGCGAACAGGCGCCGCACCACGTTGCCCTTGCCCTGCAATGCGACCTCGCGCACCTGCGCGCCGGCCGCGCGCGCGATCGCGATGGTGGCGTCGCTGGAATTGTTGTCGAACACGTGGATGCTCGCCGTCGGCAACTGCGCGGCGAAGGCGGCGACGACTTGGCCGATCGTGGCCGCTTCGTTGTGGCAGGGAACCAGCACCGCGATCCGTGGCATGGCCGCAGCGCGGGCGGCAGAAAGACTCGGCATGGGCGGCGGGCGGTCCTGGGCGGCGGGCGTGGAAAGGCGCGCCATGCTATCAGCGCCGGCGCAGTTCGATCGGCTGTTCCCACCAGTCCTCGACGCTGCCGTCGCGGCCATGCAGGCGCAGGCCGAGCCA from Xanthomonas sp. DAR 34887 carries:
- a CDS encoding glycosyltransferase family 2 protein yields the protein MPRIAVLVPCHNEAATIGQVVAAFAAQLPTASIHVFDNNSSDATIAIARAAGAQVREVALQGKGNVVRRLFADVEADVYVLVDGDATYDATMAPALIERLLRDGLDMVVGARRSDAAAAYRAGHRAGNVLLTRCVSFLFGRSFDDMLSGYRVFSRRYVKSFPAHAAGFETETELAVHALQLRMPVAEVATAYGARPQGSQSKLRTWHDGTRILLTILRLFKAERPLLFFSLGFGACVALALGLAVPLVLTYAHTGLVPRFPTAILCSALMLLGFLLLACGLILDTVTRGRVEAKRLAYLAIPALPLRGPSTSPAAEGDKA